CCCGAAGCCATGCCCAAGGCCATCGTTCGCATACCGAGGATATCCCGATATTCCGATGAACTTAGACCGAGAAAGGTTCCCATTCGGTCTGGATTAAAACCCGCGCCGTTTTCAAAACCCGTTTCGAAATCGAAACGTTCAAGGCCAGCGTCTTGTAGAGCGGCTCGTGCCGTATCCATCAAAAGCCGGTGCTGTGGGTCCATTCCCTGTACACGCTTGGGAGCAATCCCATAGTGCATAGCAGCGAAGTCACGAACGTTTTCGATAAACGCTCCTTTTTGAACGTAAGTTTTATCTAGGTTCCGTGGCACCGGAGAATAAAAGGCATCATTGTCCCAACGGTCTTTTGGAATCTCGCTAAAACACTCTTTACCCGCAACAATATTTTGCCAAAAAGCATCCACATTAGGCGCCTGGGCAAAGCGACAGGCCATACCAACGATAGCAATATCTTGGTCTGGGTTTAAGTCGCTCGAGTTCTCTAAATCGTGGGGGTATGAATTCGCCATTTTACCGCTCTCAAAATGCATATGCAGTTGATTATTTGGAATTCGCTGGAAAACATAAACTCAGCAAAAACGAAGAAGGCGGCCAACGGCCGCCTTCTAAATCATTCGCTGAAACGCTTACGCGCTCGCTCGCGCTTCGGATACCAAAGCATCCGGCGCTACCGACTGAATCACATTTGACAAGTCTGCCAGTGTTTGAACGCGTGCAATCTTTTCATCTGGAAGGTGAATTTCTAATTCCTCTTCAATAAAGCCAATCACTTCCAACATCGCCACTGAGTCAATACCAAGTTCACTGATTTTTTGCTCAACGTTGAGGCTATCATACTTTTTGCGCGCCACTTCCCAGGCTGCCTTTTCAAAAAGAGATACTACTTTTGCTTCTGCTGTCATTGGATACTCCATTTTTCGTTTGTTCGTATTTGTTAAACAAGTCGTCAGGTATTTAGTCGATTCGCTTCAATTGCCACTGAGCGAGAGACTGATAGTGCATTTCGAATGCGCGAACACATGTGCTGAGATAACGGTCGTAATCTTCAAACACTTGCGAGCCCCACTTTTCACGAATGAAATCTTCGCTTCGCTTAAGGCCTTCAAGCCAATGTGCACACGTCTTCTGATAGTCGACGCGTCGCGTAGTCACTTGCTTCACTTCCCAGTATGGATTAACCGCAATAACGATATCTTCGAGACGCGGTGTGATGCCTCCTGGGAAAATTTCATAAGTCATCCAGCCAATGTCTTGGATATCCTTACGGTTACGAGGTGCTCGGTTTCGCAAAATAGTCTGGAGCGCAAAGTGTGCCCCAGGCTTTGTCCATTCATGCGCTAGACGAAAATAATTTCGATAGAGATCGATATGCTCTCCAGCGCGTGCCTGCTCAGGAGTGACCACATGCTCAATCATGCAGATTGAGATAACTGCGTCAAAAAGGCGGTCCGGCTTATAATCCAGGTAGTTCACACAATGTGCAGTGACATTTGGAATCTTCCGAGCATTAATTTCTTCAAACTGTGCTGGACTAAGCGTAATTCCATGAACGTCCTTAACGCCTTTGTCCTGAGCCAAAAATTCAATATTGGCACCCCATCCGCAACCGATATCTAAAATTGAGCCCTCAGGCGTAATTTTGGATTGGTCGTGAAGGAAATTAAGCTTTGCAATCTGTGCTTCATCCAAGTCATCGGTTTCATCGTAAATACCGCAAGTGTAATTCATGCGCTTATCCAGCCAAAGCCGGAAAAACTCGTTACCTACATCATATGAAACCTGAACTTCTGCCTGTGTCGACATGTCTCTTCCTTGGTTACACCACGCTTAAACGCGTGGTCGAATTCTTTTTGTGATTGAGTCTTGAATCCGGCCAACGACCGGTATGGCTACAGCACGCTCTTTCACCGTGTACTTAACGCGGCTCATAAGCGAACGGACCATATGTCTCGCTACGGTTATTGTTTCACCTCGACTACCCATTGCTCGGGAGCCGCCAGTGGCGATTGTTTTGTCGATGTAATGTTGTCTTGTTTTGGAACGCTGTAATTTTCCGCTGGAAGTCTTTGATAGACCACCGGGAACCAAGAGGACAACATCCTCAACATTCAAAAATAATTCGCCGCGCACCGCATCTTTAACTTGCTGTTTCAGGCTCTCTTCGTCGAGCCCAGGGCGGCATTCAGCCACAACGATTAAGTCTTCACTCTGCTCACCCAAAATAGAAAACGCGATGACGTTACCTTTTCGGATTCCCTCAAGATCTGCCACAGCCCACTCAATGGTTTGTGGATCGTAGTTGCGACCGTTTAGAATGATGATGTCTTTTTTGCGACCCGTGACGTAAAGTTCACCCGCAACAGTGTAGCCCAAATCACCGGTCCGAAGACCCCACGGCTTAAAGACGTCTGCTGTTGCTTCTGGATTTTTATAATAACCTGCCGCAATACTGGGTCCGTCAAATACCACTTCGCCTAATGTTCGGTCCGGAAGTACAGTTCCATCCTCAGAACAAATCTTCACGGTGTGTCCGTCTAAAGCCCAACCACAGGTAACATAGTCAAGCTGTCCGCTTGGAGAGTCCATGGTTGAACCCGGTGCATGAGCAACCGTTACGGCACGACCCTCATCTGCGTAAAGCTGGCTATCAACTTGGTCGACTCGAATGGGGTCCTGAAGACGTGAGAAGCTCATCGCCAACGTAGCCTCAGCCATGCCGTAAACAGGGAGCATTGCCTCTGGCTTGAGCCCTGC
This genomic interval from Deltaproteobacteria bacterium contains the following:
- a CDS encoding class I SAM-dependent methyltransferase, which codes for MSTQAEVQVSYDVGNEFFRLWLDKRMNYTCGIYDETDDLDEAQIAKLNFLHDQSKITPEGSILDIGCGWGANIEFLAQDKGVKDVHGITLSPAQFEEINARKIPNVTAHCVNYLDYKPDRLFDAVISICMIEHVVTPEQARAGEHIDLYRNYFRLAHEWTKPGAHFALQTILRNRAPRNRKDIQDIGWMTYEIFPGGITPRLEDIVIAVNPYWEVKQVTTRRVDYQKTCAHWLEGLKRSEDFIREKWGSQVFEDYDRYLSTCVRAFEMHYQSLAQWQLKRID
- a CDS encoding acyl carrier protein; translated protein: MTAEAKVVSLFEKAAWEVARKKYDSLNVEQKISELGIDSVAMLEVIGFIEEELEIHLPDEKIARVQTLADLSNVIQSVAPDALVSEARASA